A single window of Penaeus vannamei isolate JL-2024 chromosome 24, ASM4276789v1, whole genome shotgun sequence DNA harbors:
- the LOC138866089 gene encoding filaggrin-like: MSVSSKSPTNSKFYRPNWRIMNRDLHPQHTRRTNTGPAPATHETDKHRTCTRNTRDGQPQDLHPQHTRRTTTGPAPATHETDKHRTCTRNSRDGQPQDLHPQHTRRTTTGPAPATHETNKHRTCTRNTRDGQPQDLHPQHTRRTTTGPAPATHETENHRTCTRNTRDGQTQDLHPQHTRRANTGPAPATHETDKHRTCTRNTRDGQTQDLHPQHTRRTNTGPAPATHETDKHRTCTRNTRDGQPQDLHPQHTRRTNTGPAPATHETDKHRTCTRNTRDGQPQDLHPQHTRRKTTGPAPATHETDNHRTCTRNTRDEQTQDLHPQHTRRTNTGPAPATHETDKHRTCTRNTRDGQTQDLHPQHTRRTNTGPAPATHETDNHRTFTRNTRDGQPQDLHPQHTRRKITGPAPATHETDNHRTCTRNTRDGQPQDLHPQHTRRTTTAPAPATHETGKHRTCTRNTRDGQPQDLHPQHTRRTNTGPAPTTRKKNNNKQHSNLLEGEDARSAKGPYEGPFRRPAADARGPSEAASLMRELMRLDHLPNQDAGAGRGPLGRG; the protein is encoded by the exons ATGTCAGTGTCCTCAAAGAGCCCAACCAATTCTAAATTCTACCGACCTAACTGGCGAATCATGAACCGG GACCTGCACCCGCAACACACGAGACGGACAAACACAGGACCTGCACCCGCAACACACGAGACGGACAAACACAGGACCTGCACCCGCAACACACGAGACGGACAACCACAGGACCTGCACCCGCAACACACGAGACGGACAACCACAGGACCTGCACCCGCAACACACGAGACGGACAAACACAGGACCTGCACCCGCAACTCACGAGACGGACAACCACAGGACCTGCACCCGCAACACACGAGACGGACAACCACAGGACCTGCACCCGCAACACACGAGACGAACAAACACAGGACCTGCACCCGCAACACACGAGACGGACAACCACAGGACCTGCACCCGCAACACACGAGACGGACAACCACAGGACCTGCACCCGCAACACACGAGACGGAAAACCACAGGACCTGCACCCGCAACACACGAGACGGGCAAACACAGGACCTGCACCCGCAACACACGAGACGGGCAAACACAGGACCTGCACCCGCAACACACGAGACGGACAAACACAGGACCTGCACCCGCAACACACGAGACGGACAAACACAGGACCTGCACCCGCAACACACGAGACGGACAAACACAGGACCTGCACCCGCAACACACGAGACGGACAAACACAGGACCTGCACCCGCAACACACGAGACGGACAACCACAGGACCTGCACCCGCAACACACGAGACGGACAAACACAGGACCTGCACCCGCAACACACGAGACGGACAAACACAGGACCTGCACCCGCAACACACGAGACGGACAACCACAGGACCTGCACCCGCAACACACGAGACGGAAAACCACAGGACCTGCACCCGCAACACACGAGACGGACAACCACAGGACCTGCACCCGCAACACACGAGACGAACAAACACAGGACCTGCACCCGCAACACACGAGACGGACAAACACAGGACCTGCACCCGCAACACACGAGACGGACAAACACAGGACCTGCACCCGCAACACACGAGACGGACAAACACAGGACCTGCACCCGCAACACACGAGACGGACAAACACAGGACCTGCACCCGCAACACACGAGACGGACAACCACAGGACCTTCACCCGCAACACACGAGACGGACAACCACAGGACCTGCACCCGCAACACACGAGACGGAAAATCACAGGACCTGCACCCGCAACACACGAGACGGACAACCACAGGACCTGCACCCGCAACACACGAGACGGACAACCACAGGACCTGCACCCGCAACACACGAGACGGACAACCACAGCACCTGCACCCGCAACACACGAGACGGGCAAACACAGGACCTGCACCCGCAACACACGAGACGGACAACCACAGGACCTGCACCCGCAACACACGAGACGAACAAACACAGGACCTGCACCCAccacacgcaaaaaaaacaacaacaaacaacatagcAATCTCCTCGAGGGGGAAGATGCTCGTTCAGCCAAAGGACCTTACGAGGGGCCCTTCC